A stretch of DNA from Hydra vulgaris chromosome 03, alternate assembly HydraT2T_AEP:
TTTTTTTTGACACCCATCTCTCCTTTTTTATACCTGAGACAGTTTGGagtgttaacttttttttagcttttaaatattgaaaaagcaataaaatgtaaaaaaacatttaattaactttttacacttattataaaatgctttttaataaactgataaaaaaaatttttacttattataaaGGCATCATTTGTGGTTGAGGAGGTCAGCAACATTATTAAAGAGGTAACACTTGtgacttaataaaatttctttatattcaGATATGTGGTTTTATATtgccttttttctttttcactgtATTTACCTCCATAAGGCCATGGGGACTAAACTCTGTAACACTAAAATTGATGAACAAGGCTGTtgtgcagagaaacaagtttgtGAAACATAGTGGAGATCAAACTCAGTACTTTCTGCTTCTTCTTTACAACGCAAGCACTGTACCTCTACtgcttttttcaaaactttattataaaatatgctgtatttttttattatctattattaaatttttgtttttaagtctATAGAAGGTGCAATTGGAGGAAATGCTTATCAACACAATAAAGTGAACCAGTGGACATCCAGTGTAGTTGAACAGTGTTTAAATCAACTAACCAAACTCGGAAAGccttttaaatatattggtaaatcttttttcatttttttaatttggtattTATGAGGTTTTAATTTCTACATGACACTATTCAGAtaagtattttagaaaattatactaaatatattcAATGTTTTAACACAAGTCATCTTGTTTACACTTACAATTAACATGctatttatacaatataagaatgttctatttttaaattttaacatagtTATATCTATGCATTGTTGAGATTTATCTATGAAATTtgtatcatttaataaataaaagtattgttgcataaactattaaaacttctattatttagtgcatttatataaataacatctaGTTATTTAGATTATTGGGTGCAGAAgcgtaaaaaaaacattgttaaaatcaCTGATATTGAAAGGTTGTCAAAAACATTGTGAATCATTTCTGAAGGAACTCAACGCAGTTACTACTTGGCCACTTTCTAATTTCCCTGCTTTGCTggagttaattaaaaataggtTATATAGCTAAAGATTGTTTCAAAGATAAGCATATAAAGACAAagtatttaagtaaataaaggttttaagtaaagaaaactATAATAGTGCTAAGATTGAATGAGAATTTGTTGTGGTTATTTGAGGGCAGTCTATGTGAAGCTTTTGTGAATTTAAAGCCCTGACAGTAGTTTACATATTTGTCTTGAACCAGCATTTATTTCGGTTGTTATAGACGTTTGCATGTTTTTAAACCACAGGGTTTAACATAAACAGAGCTAAAAAAATCTTCCTGTTCACTACAGTTTAcaagattttcttaaaaataagatttctGTGGCttaaagaaataacttttttgatgctttggaaaaaaatttactgcATTTGCAATTTGTGAAAATGGGGTACATCTTTATGaacagttgtttaaaaaaattgaaatttgtaGCTTAGGAAAAATCAGTTCTTAAACTCTTAAAATAATACAGATAATACTGGATCATAAGTAGAATTAATGACATCTTTAAAATCCTCAAAATAATACAGTACAAAATTGCTTGATATAACAATGgtacataaatttattatacaactcagccaaatttttttcagttgttaaaaaaacttagttaaagGAGTTTTTTCAAGTTTAGGGAAAATCATCCCTTTTAATCCATTTATCTATTTGTTTAGATATACTTGCACTAATGAGATGCTTGATTAATGGCTTCCAGCAAAATTTACATGATCAAGTAAAAGCTGTCCTGGGGAGTGCAGCAATTTATTTAGAAAGTAGAAAATTTAAGGCTCTGTTTGGTGGAAagcaaaaaggtttttttaataaagcaaaaagtTTCTTTTGACAAAGCAAACTATTTTAACTAAGTCCAAATAactgaattttattaatttcgtTTATCAAAACATTAGTTTGGTGCAATTCATTTAAAGTCTATTTGTGGAAAGTCTGCTTTGTAAATAAGATGGTTATAAAAACTGCCATATTTGAAAGAGTTatcaatttaaagaattaacttatggattaacagaaaaaaattaatataatggtTCTCATATTTTTGAACtccaaataatacaaaaaagtttttatagataaaaaaatatttttgaagtacaATGAgccaatcatttttttattttagaacacCAGGTCCCGAAAAATAAATTGATCCTTTAGGTCTATAaatcaaagtaaattttaaGCTCAGTTTTTCAAGTGAAAGTCCCCATACCTCTTACTCATAGAGGACACACATCACAGTActtttagattttctttttcctttaaatgatttctttttcctttaaatgatttcttttttactgTAAAGTACACTAAAAGCTTCTGGTTTACTATATGACTTTCTATAGACTTTTTGTATATCTATAAATCTTACTAAACGTTTCCTGTTCCACATAAAAAtgcctaatttaaaaatactaaattaataaaaaagagttGTTTTAGTGACTTGTGTAATAATGCAAAAGAATGGTGCGGGTCTTCATACTGCAAGCTCGTGTTACTGGGATAATGGCTCAGATGGTACGTGcaatattttttggtattaattaaaagttgattgg
This window harbors:
- the LOC136078334 gene encoding dynein light chain Tctex-type 1-like, with protein sequence MDDLQNTEEASFVVEEVSNIIKESIEGAIGGNAYQHNKVNQWTSSVVEQCLNQLTKLGKPFKYIVTCVIMQKNGAGLHTASSCYWDNGSDGSCTVRWENKTMYCIVSVFGFAI